Proteins encoded in a region of the Myxococcales bacterium genome:
- a CDS encoding VWA domain-containing protein gives MATRFRGGALAATTLLLAGCSVLAPSDDEFLGGSGSDAGASGGASGSGGASTGGSAGTGASTSGGGSPTGGGGSPTGGGGSPTGGGGSPTGGGGSPTGGGGSPTGGGGSPTGGGGSPTGGGGSPTGGGGSPTGGGGTGGTTCTPVQATAVPLDRAMYVMLDRSASMSGANWSGASSAVHNFTLASKSANVQFGLQFFPTEPGGTCAGGGYGTPAVGFGVLPGLSAAVTNALNSTTPTGTTALEGAFNGGTSAGKGYLTGKPATQFDLVFITDVTATTTGGGCSSSDTLLQGILSSAWPAVATHFIGLPGSTKAYLDAFADAGGTQSATSVTTASSIAAALLEAATSCRFTPPASGGAYTLSGGALPFTKVSSPSACQPQGWFEYGGNAVLCPALCQQVAQNGLFTPITTKTVCP, from the coding sequence ATGGCGACGCGGTTCCGAGGCGGAGCGCTCGCAGCGACAACGCTGCTGCTCGCCGGTTGTTCGGTGCTCGCACCCAGCGACGACGAGTTCCTCGGCGGGTCCGGCAGCGACGCGGGCGCGTCCGGGGGCGCCAGCGGCAGTGGTGGTGCTTCGACGGGCGGTAGCGCAGGAACCGGCGCTTCGACGAGCGGTGGTGGCAGTCCAACCGGCGGCGGCGGCAGTCCAACCGGCGGCGGCGGCAGTCCAACCGGCGGCGGCGGCAGTCCGACCGGTGGCGGCGGCAGTCCAACCGGTGGCGGCGGCAGTCCAACCGGTGGTGGCGGCAGTCCAACCGGTGGCGGCGGCAGTCCAACCGGTGGTGGCGGCAGTCCAACCGGTGGCGGCGGCAGTCCAACCGGTGGTGGGGGAACCGGCGGCACGACCTGCACGCCAGTCCAAGCGACCGCCGTACCGCTCGACCGCGCGATGTATGTGATGCTGGACCGCTCCGCGAGCATGAGCGGCGCGAACTGGAGCGGGGCCAGCAGCGCTGTCCACAACTTCACGCTGGCTTCCAAGTCCGCGAACGTCCAGTTTGGGCTGCAGTTCTTCCCGACGGAACCTGGCGGAACCTGCGCGGGTGGTGGATACGGCACTCCCGCGGTGGGATTTGGTGTGCTGCCAGGGTTGAGCGCTGCGGTCACGAATGCGTTGAACTCCACGACCCCCACCGGCACCACCGCGCTCGAGGGCGCGTTCAACGGTGGCACCAGCGCAGGCAAAGGCTACCTGACAGGCAAGCCGGCGACCCAGTTCGACTTGGTGTTCATCACCGATGTGACCGCAACGACGACCGGCGGCGGTTGCAGCTCATCGGACACGTTGCTCCAAGGGATCTTGAGCTCCGCCTGGCCCGCCGTCGCGACCCATTTCATCGGGCTGCCCGGCTCCACGAAGGCCTACCTCGACGCGTTCGCGGACGCCGGCGGCACACAGTCGGCAACGTCGGTGACCACCGCGAGCTCGATTGCGGCCGCACTCCTCGAGGCCGCGACTTCGTGCCGGTTCACCCCCCCAGCGTCCGGCGGCGCGTACACGCTCTCGGGAGGCGCCCTCCCGTTCACCAAGGTGTCGAGCCCCTCGGCGTGCCAGCCGCAGGGCTGGTTCGAGTACGGGGGCAACGCGGTCCTCTGCCCCGCGCTGTGCCAACAAGTCGCTCAGAACGGACTCTTCACTCCGATCACGACCAAGACCGTGTGCCCGTGA